The Thioalkalivibrio nitratireducens DSM 14787 DNA segment CGATCCCCTGCTGGCGCCCCGGCGGCTGTTGCGCCTGCCGGTGCTGGGAATCCCCGGTTGGCACGAGTCCAATGCCGACGCAGGGTTCTACGACGACGCCGCGGTGTTCCGCCCCGCGCCGAACCGGTGAACCGCAACGGTCGGGACCGGATCCCGCGCCTCGCGTACTACCGGTAGTCCACGACCCCGGGTCCGGTGACTCCGTCGATGCCCAGTGCCTCCAGCGCCTGACGCTCCTCCTCGGTGCGTACGCCCTCGGCGATCACGATCACTCCGATCGAATGGCCGATGGTGCACAGCGTGCGCAGCAGAGTCTGGTTCGCGGGGTTCTTCTCGACGCTCCGGACGAACGAGCCATCGGCCTTCAGGTAATCGAGGCCGATGTCGTGCAGGCGCCCGATCTCCGAGACCTGGTGGCCGAAATGCTCGATCCCCATCCTGCATCCGAAGGCCTTCGCCTCGCGGGATAGGTGTGCGAAGGCGTCGAGGTGGCGGAAGGCCATCGCTTCGGGCAATTCGAGCCAGAGCTGCCGGGCAGCGTCGGGGGCTGCCGCGCAGCGGTGGCCCAGCCAGGACGGGAAGTCCGGATCGATCAGCGCGTCGACCGAGAGATTGATCCCCACCGGCCGGCCCTGTTCCCCGATCAGGCTCAGCGCCAGGTCGACCACCCGCCGGTCCAGTTCCGACGACATCTCCAGCCGGTGGATCCACGGCAGGAAATGCCCGGCGGCCAACATCTCTCCCTCCCAGCGCAGGCGTACCGGAGCTTCCAGGTGAATCAGCCGATCCTGCAGATCGACCACAGGGAAGGTCGCGAGGGAGAAAGCGCGTTCTGCAAACGAGTCGGCCAGGATACTGCGCCAGCGCTCCAGCTGCTCGTGGATCGGCGTGGTGTCGGCGTCTCCGGCGCGCGCGACGTTGATCGCCGAATCCCCCTGTCGGTCGGCGGCCTGGAGCGCACCATCGAGTCGGGTCAGCAGGCCGCTGACGGTCGCCCCGTGAGTGAACACGGTCGCGGCGCAGGGCAACGTGATTCCGGTATCCATGCTGTGACGTTCCAGAACTTCGCGCAGTGCCTGTTGCACATCGGTGGCCACCCGGTGGGGTTCCATGGAGCGCGGTGCCAGCACCGCGAAGTCGGAGCCGTTCAGGCGCGAGGCGCCCCAGCCGCTTTGCTGGCCGACGATCGCGTTGAGCGCGGCCCCCATCTCGGCCAGCAGACCGTCGATTGCCTTGCGGCCATACGCCACGTTCAGGTCTGCCAGCCCGTTGATCCGGATCAGCGCCAGCGAGCCCGCCGCATTCTCGTCGTCGCCCTGCAACGTGGTATCCAGCGTCTGCAGGAAGGGGTCGCGGCAGAGCAGCCCGGTGACCTTGTCGATATGCGCGTCGCGCTGGAATCGCTCGAGGCGCCGGGCCTCCTGTTCGAGCATGGCCCGCACACGGTCCGACAGCGCGTTCATCGCAACGACCACGCGCCTGAATTCCAGTGTCGCCGGTTCGGCCACGGTGATGAATCGCCGATTGCCGATCGCCTCGGCCTGGTGGACGACGGCATCCAGTGGACGCACCGTGCGGCGCAGCAGCAGCGTGCCGAGAAGCCCGATCAGGATCGCGCCACCGGCAAAGATCAACGCCAGTTGCCGGGTGCCATCCCACAGCGATTCGTAGGCGTAGCTGGTCTGGCTTTCGACGGTCAGCGCCCCGAACTGTGACCAGCCATCGGTGATCTGCGCGACCCCGGGCTCGATATCGAACGCCATCAGGTGCACGAACCAGCCTGGAACCCCCTCCGGATCCACGAAGTTGGTCCGCTCCTGCATCACCTCTCCGCGCGGGTTCGTGATGCGGATCAGCCGGTAGTGACCGGTATCGAACTGTGCTGCGAGCGCCAGTTCCACCGTGGCTTCGTCCTTCGGCAGTTGCGTGAGTGAGAGCGCCAGCGATGCGGCGTTGTCCACGTTCTTCACGTGCAGTTGCTGGGCCAGGTAGTTGCGTGCCGAAACCGTGCTGACCGCGACGCTGACCAGCAGGGACAGCAACATCAGGAGGGCGACGGCAATCCAGAGCTGTGTTTTGAGTGACATGGTATCCGCGACCGTTGAGTTATCTGCCCGAGTGGGTTATCTGTCCGAGGCGATCGGGCGGGAAAGGTTGATTCCGTCGGCCTGCATGCGCTCGAGCACACCACGCCAGTTCGACAGGCGCGCGGTGGAGTCTCCGGCCGAGGTCGTGGCCCCGTCCGGCCACAGTCCCTGGCTGTTGAAGCTGAACACCGGCGTCAGGTCGTCGCGCCGGGAGGCCGGACGGATGTCGGAGATCAGGTTGTCCAGGATCAGGGGTTCGGCATCCTCGGACGGATAATAGCCCAGCACCATGTGCACCTCGGTTGCGTTGCTCGCCAGCGCGCCGAGCCGGGCATGGACATAGAACAGGCGCAGGCGCGAGTCGGGTATGCCCAGCTTGCGCAGGCTCACGTATTTGGCGATGGAGTAGTCCTCGCAGTCGCCACCGCCCTTGCCGAGGGTTTCCAGCGGCGTGGCCCAGTAATCGTTCTTTCCCCAGAGATCCTGGTCCGTCGTGTAACGCACGTTTCGGTTGAAAAAATCGTTGATCCGATGGATCTGGCGGCGCTCGTCGAGCGAAGCCGCGCGCACCAGCGTGTCCCGCCAGTCCTGGACACGCTGGACGGCCTGGCCATCGTAGCGCTGGGCAGCGAGGCGCTCGAGGCGGGCGAAATCGGACAGGCCTGCGTGCAGCCAGCCGGCTGCGACCAGCGCGAAAAGGAGCAGTACCGACACGATCGCCGGCAGGGTGGTGGTGACGTACCGGGAACGCACGGGCTTCACCCCGAACTCCACGGGATCCCGGGGCATGCGGGTGCATCGGCCGGAAACAGGACCGGTACAGGGTTGGCAGGGCCGTTGGGATCGGGCTCCGCCGCGTATCGATCCGTGCAGGTTCCGGGAATGCTGCGGCGCGGGCGGGGCCGGGGGACGGTTCGTGAACCAGGCTGCCCGTTACCCGGTACCGATGGCTGCGCGCGCAGTGCATTCGGGAACCGGTGCGGGTTGCAGCTGAGGACCGACATGGTGTGTCCGGCCGATGCGTCGGGTCACCGGAACGGCATCCCCGGCATCAAACCTTCCGGCCGGGTCATGCGGTGCATGTCGGTCGAGATGCGTCCCATCGTGCCGCTCATCGTACCGGCGGCGTGGGTCATCCGCCCGACCGTACCGTCCATGGCTCCCACATCCCCGGCCATGCCCCGGATGCTCAGCGTGATACGGTCGACATCGGCATTCATGGAACGCAGATCGGACCCCATGAATTCGGCATCGGTCCGGATCCGGGCGAGGTCGCCGGACATGCCGGTCTGGCCTGCCACGATGCTCTCCGCCATGACCTCCATGTCTCCGACCATGTAGGACATGTCCACGTTCATGCTGGACACATCGGCACCCATCTGCGTTACGGCGCGGGTCATCGTGCTCATGTCGCGGCCCATGTTGATCATGAACAGCCCCATGCCCGCAAAGGCCAGCGCGAAGCCGATCAACACGATGCCTGCACCGATCATCTGCGCTCTGGAAATAGCGGTTGTGGGCTCTTGCTGCTCCCTGAACTGCTCGGACATGCTTCCTCTCCAGCTGGTGCCGACGCAGTTGCACGCCCTTGGGCTGATTGAAGTCGGCAGGGGTGGCCGCGGGCCGGTGTAGCCAAAAGGCTGGCTACATCAGAGCATAATCCATGAACGGCGGGACTGCCCGGGGCCGGCGAAGACGCGCAGTCGCCAATTCCCCGCACAGAGCGGCGACAAACGGACGCAAGGACGGGTTTGTGAAATAGTCGGGTCCATGCGCTGGAACTTCGATCACAGCTATGCCCGCCTGCCCGAACCGTTTTACGCCCGGGTCGAACCCGTGCCGGTCAACGCTCCTGAACTGGTGCTGCTGAACCGCGCCCTGGCCGATGATCTGGGGCTGGAAGCGGATGCACTGGCGGGGGCGGACGGCGCCCTGATGCTCGGCGGCAACCGGGTCGAAGCCACGAGCGAGCCTATCGCGCAGGCCTATGCGGGGCACCAGTTCGGTCACTTCACCCTGCTCGGGGACGGCCGCGCGCATCTGCTGGGCGAACATCGCACACCGGACGGACGGCGCGTCGACATCCAGCTCAAGGGTTCCGGGCCGACGCCCTTCTCACGCCGGGGTGATGGGCGCGCGGCGCTGGGGCCGATGCTGCGCGAGTACCTGATCAGCGAGGCGATGCGCGGGCTGGGTAGTCCCGACCACCCGCAGCCTGGCCGTAGTCGCGACCGGGGAGCGGGTGTTCCGGGAAGACGCGCTGCCCGGGGCCGTGCTGACGCGGGTGGCCGACAGCCATCTCCGGGTCGGAACCTTCGAGTACGCGGCGGCACTCGATGCCGGTCTCGACGTTCCCGGCCGCGCGGGAACGGGGACCGACGCCGATGCGGTCGCGCCCGACGGTGCGTCGTTCACGCGTGCGCTTGCCGACTACACGCTGCGGCGCCACTACCCCGAACGGCTCGACCGGCCGACGCGCTATCTCGACCTGCTGGAAGCGGTGATGGATCGCCAGGCGGCACTGATCGCGCAATGGATGCGGGTGGGTTTCGTGCACGGAGTGATGAATACCGACAACATGGCGCTGTCCGGCGAGACCATCGATTACGGCCCCTGTGCGTTCATGGACGAGTACGATCCGGCCACCGTATTCAGTTCCATCGACCGCCAGGGCCGCTATGCCTTCGGGAATCAGGCGCCGATCGCACAGTGGAACCTCGCGCGGTTTGCGGAGACATTGCTGCCGCTGATCGATCCGGATCCGAAAGCGGCGGTGGCCAGGGCCGAGGAAGCGCTCGGCCGCTTCCCGGCATTGTTCACCGGGTACTGGCGCGCCGCGATGCGCGCAAAACTCGGGCTCGAGCGGGAGGAACCCGGCGATCAGGCGCTGATTGAGTCGCTGCTGGAGTGGATGCAGCACAGCGGCGCGGACTACACGAACACGTTCCGCGATCTCGCCGATCGGGCCGCGATCGATGCGCCCGCGCGGGTCGATCGCGCGTTTCAGGATCCGGAGTTCCTGGCCTGGCACGCGCGCTGGAAGGAACGGCTGGCACGCGAGCCCGGTGATCCGGACGATGCAATCGCCCGGATGCGTGCCGCCAGCCCGGCGGTGATTCCCCGCAACCACCGGGTGGAACAGGCCCTTGAGGCCGTGGTTCATTCCGGCGACCTCGAACCCGTGCACCGACTGCTGGAGGTGTTGGCCGACCCTTACGATACCCGCCACGACGATTCCGAGTACCGTCGCCCGCCGCCACCGGACCAGCGCGTCTACCAGACCTTCTGCGGTACCTGAACCGGTTCCGGACCGACCGGTTGCCGGGGATCGCGCCGCTGGCTCGCTGCACGCAGCGCCGGATACAGCATCTGCCGTCGGCGACCCGGATGCGACAGCGGGCGATAGTGCGTGGCCGCGGTACGCGGGTAACAGCACGGGGCCAGGGTGAGGCGGCAGCCGCTGCGGGCGGCGAGTTCGATGAGTCTGAGATGCAGATCCCCGCAGGCGTGCAGCGCTGCCACCTGGACGCCTGCACCGATCCAGCTCGAAGTGTCGGCGGCCAGGACATCCTGCGGCTGCAGCGTGACCGGCAGCCCCTGACGGTCGGCCAGTCTCTGGCCTTCCGCACACAGCGAGGGCCGCTTTTCCAGCGCAAGCACACCGAGGCCGTGCCGCCGGGCCAGCAACGCGGTGTGGCGGGCAAAACGTTCGGCGTGAGAAAGAGGCACGGGCGGGCGCGGGGATCCGGGGCGTCGGCGTCATTGAAGCATGTCGGCTGCAGGTGCGTTCCGTGGGGCACCGCGTGTGCGCGAACCGCGTGGCGGTACCCTTTACAGCACGAAGCCGATCCGCGACCCTGCGCTACAGCGCAATAGCTGGGGTCGACCGAGCCCTCGGGAAGGAAGACATGCAGGAAACGGGTTCCGAATCCATTCGGACAGCACTCATCACGGGCAATTCCAGTGGTCTGGGCCTGGGACTGACACGGGTACTGAAGCGTGGGGGTACCGCGGTCTACGGGTTGAGCCGGCGCGGCTGTCCCGAGCCGGTCGCGGGAGACGTGCGGGTGGATCTCGCCGAGCACGACCGGATTGCACCTGCGCTGGGCCGGCTGCTCGAAGGTGTCGAACGCCTGGACCTGGTGGTGCTCAATGCCGGGATCCTGGGCCAGATCCAGCGCATGCAGGATGCCGACCTCGCCGAACTCAAGCACGTGATGGACGTCAACGTCTGGGCCAACAAGCCGATCCTGGACGAACTGCTCCGGCGCGAGATTCCGGTCGGCCAGATCGTGGCGATCTCGTCTGGCGCGGCCGTGTTCGGGAGTCACGGCTGGAGTGGTTACGCGCTCTCCAAGGCGGCGCTGAACATGCTGGTGCAGCTCTACGCGCACGAGTTTCCGGATACACCAGTGCACAGCCTCGCTCCGGGCCTGGTCGATACGGCCATGCAGGAGTATCTGTGCGAGGACGCCGATGTCGGGGCGTTTCCCGGCCTGGAGCGCCTGCGCGAGGCCCGCGGAACGGCCGATATGCCGGACTCGGAGGCTGCCGCGCAGCAGGTGCTCGAGAGTCTGACGGCGCTGCGGGCGGAGCCAAGCGGGCGCTTTCTGGATCTGCGCGCGTTGCGCGACCCCGATGCCTACCAGCGTCTGCTGGCCAGCAAGGCCACCGGGCGCTGAGGGGGGGGCGGCGTCAGGGTTTGTGAGAATGCGGTCTGCCGGGGCGAAGCTGACCGGGAAACCGGCCAAGACTGGCGCAGTTGCTCGTGCGCGGAGAGCTGCGCATCGCGGCTCGCGGCCGGCGGCGGACTTCCCGGTTGCACCTGAGCCGCCGGATCGCAGCAGCCGAGATCCGCGGGATGGGCGCGTACCGGCCGATCGTCTGCCGTCGAACACTTCAAGGTGCAGCGGCGGTACTCTAGGAAATCGTCGTACTCCTCGTGCGCGACCACAGTCGCCGGCCATGGTGCGCGCGGTTCCGGTCGCTCGGGGGGCAGTTATGACAGCGGTGCGGGGGCTGATCCCCGCGCTGGAAACGTCGTCAGAACGCGGGAGGCAGTGAGATGCGCAAACGGATCGTCCCGGCAACACAGGAGCGGGCTGCGGGAGCACGCAGCGACTGGCTGGATCTGCAACGGGTGGTCGAGGTCGAGATGACTTCCGAGGATCCCGAACACCCGATCGAAAATGCGCTGATACCCGGCAGGGAGGGGGGCTGGCGCGCGTCCGGGCCGGGGGCACAGGTGATCCGGTTGCTGTTCGACGAACCCCGGCCGATCCGGCGGATCTGGCTGCATTTCGAGGAGCCGAGGCTGGAGCGCACGCAGCAGTTGGTGCTTCGCTGGTCGCCGGATCGCGGCCAGAATATGGTCGAGGTGGTGCGTCAGCAATGGAACTTCAGCCCCCAGGGCGCCACCGCGGAAACCGAGGACATCGTCCTCGGGGTGCCGAACGTGACGCTGCTGGAACTGGCCATTATCCCGGACATCAGCGGCGGCGAGGCCCGGGCATCGCTTGCGCAGTTGCGGGTGGAAGTCAGCGAATCGGAACCGTCGCAGGCACCGGCTGCCCCCGGTGCCCGGGAGTAGCGGCCGGGTCGTCAGCGCACGGTATCCGGCGCGGTGGGCGTGAACCCGTGGATCCCGTGCTCGATGCCGCGACCACCGAGGCGTATGCGCGCGCGGGATTGGCCAACATCCGGCGCGAGTATCCCAACCATCCCGGACACCTTCTGACCGGCGAAGAGGATCTCCGCGCGCCGTCGCAGCTGCATCCGATCTTCTACGGCTGCTTCGACTGGCACTCGTCGGTGCACCAGCACTGGATGCTCGTGCGACTGCTGCGCCGGTCGCCGCGCCTCGGTATGGCCGACGCGGTCCGGAACACGCTGGACCGCCAGTTCGACGTCGGCGCTGCGCGGATCGAGGCCGCTTACTTCCAGCATCCCCAGCGCCGCAGTTTCGAGCGCCCCTATGGCTGGGCCTGGTTGCTGACGCTGGCCGCCGAACTCGAGGCCTGGGGGGAAGCAGCGCCGCGGCGCTGGGCCGCGGCGCTGCAGCCGTTGACCGACACGGTGCGGGGTCGCTGCCTCGACTGGCTGGCCGGGACACGGTACCCGCAGCGCGCCGGCACCCACGGCAACAGCGCGTTCGCCTGCGCTCTGCTGCTGGATGCCGCGAATGTCAGCGGCGACGTCGATCTGGCCGAAGCGGCGGTGGCGGCGGCATGGCGCTGGTACGCGGCCGATGCCGGGTATCCGGCCTGGATCGAACCGTCGGCCACCGACTTCCTGTCGCCGGCGCTGGTCGAGGCCGACCTGATGGCGCGCATCGTGCCGGGCGACGGGTTCCCCGAGTGGCTGGAGGGCTTCCTCCCGGTCCCCGATCCGCTCGAGGAACCGGTGGTGGTGACAGAACGGGGTGACCCTCAGGGTGTGCATCTCGACGGCCTCAACCTCAGCCGGGCCTGGTGCTGGCGCAGGATCGGGGCCACGCTTCCAGCGGATCATCCGTGGCGGCCTGCCGCACACAGGGCGGCTGCGCGCCACGCGGTCGCCTCGCTCCCCGCCGTGCTGTCCGGCGACTACGTGGCGGAACACTGGCTACCGAGCTTTGCCGTCTACCTGTTCGAAGGCGCTCTCGTGCCGCCCGGAACCTGATGGATGTCGACCGGAATGGCGACCGGGGATGCGCGACGCCAGTATCGGATGCTAGCGGGGTTCGCCGGGTGCAGGAGCGGGCGGGTCGCGCTCGCGGAGCTGTCGCTGGAGGAACCGGTCCAGCTGGTTGGCGAAGGCTTGCCGGTCGCGCGGATGCAGCGCCGACGGACCGCCGGTGTCGACGCCCGATGCGCGCAACGTCTCCATGAAGTCGCGCATGCCGAGACGTGCGCGAATCGTGTCCGCGCCGTACATCTCGCCCCGAGGGTTCAGCGCATGGCCGCCGCGTTCGATGACCTCGGCCGCCAGCGGGATGTCTGCGGTGACTACCAGGTCGCCCGCCTCCAGCCGCGCCACGATCTCGTTGTCGGCCACGTCGAACCCCGAACCAACCTGGATCGCGCGCACGAACCGGGAAGGGGGCACCCGTAGCGGCTGGTTCGCCACCAGCGTCACCGGTACCCGGGTACGCTCGGCCGCCCGGAACAGGATTTCCTTGATCACGCCGGGGCAGGCGTCGGCATCGACCCAGATTTTCATCGGTGGGCGTTCATGGCTGGACGTTCACGAGCAGTCTCCTTGGCGCTGGCCCCGACCCGGCTCCGGATCCGGGCAAATCCGGTGCGGCCGCGGCCATCGCGGGGCGTGCATGATACCATCG contains these protein-coding regions:
- a CDS encoding DUF2891 domain-containing protein, encoding MDPVLDAATTEAYARAGLANIRREYPNHPGHLLTGEEDLRAPSQLHPIFYGCFDWHSSVHQHWMLVRLLRRSPRLGMADAVRNTLDRQFDVGAARIEAAYFQHPQRRSFERPYGWAWLLTLAAELEAWGEAAPRRWAAALQPLTDTVRGRCLDWLAGTRYPQRAGTHGNSAFACALLLDAANVSGDVDLAEAAVAAAWRWYAADAGYPAWIEPSATDFLSPALVEADLMARIVPGDGFPEWLEGFLPVPDPLEEPVVVTERGDPQGVHLDGLNLSRAWCWRRIGATLPADHPWRPAAHRAAARHAVASLPAVLSGDYVAEHWLPSFAVYLFEGALVPPGT
- a CDS encoding transglutaminase-like cysteine peptidase, with translation MPRDPVEFGVKPVRSRYVTTTLPAIVSVLLLFALVAAGWLHAGLSDFARLERLAAQRYDGQAVQRVQDWRDTLVRAASLDERRQIHRINDFFNRNVRYTTDQDLWGKNDYWATPLETLGKGGGDCEDYSIAKYVSLRKLGIPDSRLRLFYVHARLGALASNATEVHMVLGYYPSEDAEPLILDNLISDIRPASRRDDLTPVFSFNSQGLWPDGATTSAGDSTARLSNWRGVLERMQADGINLSRPIASDR
- a CDS encoding methyltransferase, which translates into the protein MPLSHAERFARHTALLARRHGLGVLALEKRPSLCAEGQRLADRQGLPVTLQPQDVLAADTSSWIGAGVQVAALHACGDLHLRLIELAARSGCRLTLAPCCYPRTAATHYRPLSHPGRRRQMLYPALRAASQRRDPRQPVGPEPVQVPQKVW
- a CDS encoding EAL domain-containing protein, which produces MSLKTQLWIAVALLMLLSLLVSVAVSTVSARNYLAQQLHVKNVDNAASLALSLTQLPKDEATVELALAAQFDTGHYRLIRITNPRGEVMQERTNFVDPEGVPGWFVHLMAFDIEPGVAQITDGWSQFGALTVESQTSYAYESLWDGTRQLALIFAGGAILIGLLGTLLLRRTVRPLDAVVHQAEAIGNRRFITVAEPATLEFRRVVVAMNALSDRVRAMLEQEARRLERFQRDAHIDKVTGLLCRDPFLQTLDTTLQGDDENAAGSLALIRINGLADLNVAYGRKAIDGLLAEMGAALNAIVGQQSGWGASRLNGSDFAVLAPRSMEPHRVATDVQQALREVLERHSMDTGITLPCAATVFTHGATVSGLLTRLDGALQAADRQGDSAINVARAGDADTTPIHEQLERWRSILADSFAERAFSLATFPVVDLQDRLIHLEAPVRLRWEGEMLAAGHFLPWIHRLEMSSELDRRVVDLALSLIGEQGRPVGINLSVDALIDPDFPSWLGHRCAAAPDAARQLWLELPEAMAFRHLDAFAHLSREAKAFGCRMGIEHFGHQVSEIGRLHDIGLDYLKADGSFVRSVEKNPANQTLLRTLCTIGHSIGVIVIAEGVRTEEERQALEALGIDGVTGPGVVDYR
- a CDS encoding YaiI/YqxD family protein: MKIWVDADACPGVIKEILFRAAERTRVPVTLVANQPLRVPPSRFVRAIQVGSGFDVADNEIVARLEAGDLVVTADIPLAAEVIERGGHALNPRGEMYGADTIRARLGMRDFMETLRASGVDTGGPSALHPRDRQAFANQLDRFLQRQLRERDPPAPAPGEPR
- a CDS encoding SDR family NAD(P)-dependent oxidoreductase; protein product: MQETGSESIRTALITGNSSGLGLGLTRVLKRGGTAVYGLSRRGCPEPVAGDVRVDLAEHDRIAPALGRLLEGVERLDLVVLNAGILGQIQRMQDADLAELKHVMDVNVWANKPILDELLRREIPVGQIVAISSGAAVFGSHGWSGYALSKAALNMLVQLYAHEFPDTPVHSLAPGLVDTAMQEYLCEDADVGAFPGLERLREARGTADMPDSEAAAQQVLESLTALRAEPSGRFLDLRALRDPDAYQRLLASKATGR